In Synechocystis sp. PCC 6714, the following are encoded in one genomic region:
- a CDS encoding CHAD domain-containing protein, whose translation METTHSFGDRAVLAFGKHIGKIFKYVPRVLKDHDPEDLHQLRVGVRRLRTAIIGFRSAVELPQGVTEKKVGKMGQKLGIQRDNDVLQEILVHKYLPHLPTSEQACLEKVLKRLQKERKQTFKATYKLLTHDRFTRFQRSWEVWLEYPQLTTLSGLAIADVLPDLLLPQLSQFFLHPGWLVGTEIDRDTNSSTRQRHCIDLSPSAIATLLDGEELILHDLRKEAKRTRYQMELFSDYYGEEYQQLLAQVKMTQEILGNLQDSFVLRAMVEQYLDVDLKQICPQWNAIFHGDRLGYWAQWQPLQSQLIDPDYRHQCRQLLQNPLVNSDQSTPSNL comes from the coding sequence ATGGAAACAACACATAGTTTTGGTGATCGAGCAGTTCTCGCTTTCGGCAAGCACATTGGAAAAATCTTTAAATACGTCCCTAGGGTGCTAAAAGACCACGACCCAGAAGATCTGCATCAGTTGCGGGTGGGGGTACGACGGTTAAGAACGGCGATCATTGGTTTTAGGTCGGCAGTAGAATTACCCCAAGGCGTTACAGAGAAAAAAGTGGGGAAAATGGGTCAAAAATTGGGAATACAACGGGACAATGATGTTTTGCAGGAAATTTTAGTCCATAAATATTTACCCCATTTGCCAACATCAGAACAAGCTTGTTTGGAAAAAGTTTTAAAACGTTTACAAAAGGAACGGAAACAGACGTTTAAAGCCACTTATAAACTATTAACCCACGACAGATTTACTCGGTTTCAACGGAGTTGGGAAGTATGGCTAGAATATCCCCAACTTACCACCCTCAGTGGTTTGGCGATCGCCGATGTATTGCCAGATTTATTGTTGCCCCAACTTAGCCAGTTTTTTCTTCATCCCGGTTGGTTAGTAGGCACAGAGATTGACCGCGACACTAATAGTTCAACGCGACAACGTCACTGCATTGACCTCAGTCCATCTGCCATTGCAACTTTGCTGGACGGGGAAGAATTAATTTTGCACGATTTACGCAAAGAAGCAAAACGCACCCGTTACCAAATGGAGTTATTTAGTGATTACTACGGGGAAGAATATCAACAATTATTGGCCCAGGTAAAAATGACCCAAGAAATCCTCGGCAATTTGCAAGATAGCTTCGTTTTGAGGGCCATGGTGGAGCAATACCTTGATGTGGACTTAAAACAAATCTGCCCCCAGTGGAATGCTATTTTCCATGGCGATCGCCTGGGATATTGGGCCCAATGGCAACCTTTACAAAGCCAGCTTATTGACCCTGATTATCGTCACCAATGCCGCCAACTCCTACAAAATCCCCTTGTAAACAGTGACCAGTCAACCCCTAGCAACCTTTGA
- a CDS encoding protein kinase family protein → MPQSLSLGQRLDDRYLIELHLGQNSLGQQYLAHDTHRFDEPCTIKVLTAPPGDKAGNLFKQQAEILYCLDHPQIANFREFFALGSELYLVQDFVEGQSYFDLLKDRRRQDRVFTELEVRQWWGQMLPVLYYLHSQKICYGQIGLSNIVRRTVDGLPVLVDFSHSQHYCDTPGEDQRDLRGLGLGAIALLTGEVNPNPPWENLLSSVVLSQEFRQLLLQLLAWPPLVDLPTLGDNLNNSPQHFLPTVADFNPMFTMPEQTDNGVGKCSPGEPLLPIIHRSPESSSSSPTVKTMVQVQEFKGFVQKLLILLGLMAIAMALGWGAGQLWLHNQQRAALEKLEREEPGNDAPEKTDLEIKNEIRARRLNLGISPQRFQTLVDDGLAFQLAIDPQQRLENSPNTNGTPPNLGSPEQQMAMTITVLDALEGLSREATRDFAQNNSGDRRRWIPRVNQLRLSSRSFYDLVNARFRNHLPMVSPALLGEPEFEQRPLAQIWNAMAFDSLASLEDESHYQRLSFDDADQLNLNGTLEPGEGYAYAITIPPTEEFSLQLTAPPTARISFYPPTGPEVILQNSAIHRWSGPTDQTGYYELVITSTAEEPIAFELELSIIPASVDPF, encoded by the coding sequence ATGCCCCAATCCCTCTCCCTGGGCCAACGCCTCGATGACCGTTACCTGATTGAACTCCATTTAGGACAAAATTCCCTTGGTCAGCAATATCTGGCCCACGACACCCACCGCTTTGATGAACCCTGCACCATCAAAGTTTTGACTGCGCCCCCCGGGGATAAAGCCGGAAATTTGTTTAAGCAACAGGCGGAAATACTCTACTGCCTCGACCATCCCCAAATTGCCAATTTTCGGGAATTTTTTGCTCTGGGGTCAGAGCTTTACCTCGTCCAAGATTTTGTTGAAGGACAATCATATTTCGATTTGCTCAAAGACCGCCGCCGTCAGGATCGGGTTTTTACGGAGTTGGAGGTGCGCCAATGGTGGGGTCAAATGCTACCGGTTTTGTACTATCTCCACAGCCAAAAAATTTGCTACGGCCAGATTGGCCTCAGTAACATAGTGCGCCGTACAGTGGATGGGCTGCCAGTGTTGGTGGATTTTAGCCATAGTCAACATTATTGCGATACTCCAGGGGAAGACCAACGGGATTTAAGGGGTTTAGGCCTGGGGGCGATCGCCTTGCTGACGGGGGAAGTTAACCCTAATCCACCCTGGGAAAACCTTTTGTCCTCCGTTGTCCTAAGTCAGGAATTTCGCCAGTTATTACTGCAATTACTAGCTTGGCCTCCCCTGGTGGATTTGCCTACTTTGGGGGACAATCTGAACAACTCGCCCCAGCATTTTTTGCCTACAGTGGCTGATTTTAATCCAATGTTCACCATGCCAGAGCAAACTGATAATGGCGTTGGTAAATGTAGCCCTGGGGAACCCCTTCTCCCCATAATCCATCGGTCTCCTGAATCTTCGTCTTCTTCCCCAACAGTAAAAACTATGGTCCAAGTCCAGGAGTTTAAAGGGTTTGTGCAAAAATTGCTTATCCTGCTGGGGTTGATGGCGATCGCCATGGCCCTAGGCTGGGGAGCAGGGCAGTTATGGCTACATAATCAACAAAGGGCGGCGTTGGAGAAATTGGAACGGGAAGAACCAGGGAATGATGCGCCGGAAAAAACCGATTTAGAGATTAAAAATGAAATTCGGGCCCGCCGACTAAATTTAGGCATTTCTCCCCAACGATTTCAGACCTTGGTGGACGATGGTTTAGCTTTTCAGTTGGCCATTGACCCCCAGCAAAGGTTGGAAAATAGCCCCAATACCAATGGTACACCCCCTAACCTCGGCTCTCCGGAGCAACAGATGGCCATGACCATCACTGTGTTGGATGCCTTGGAAGGTTTGAGTCGGGAAGCCACGAGGGATTTTGCCCAAAACAATTCCGGCGATCGCCGCCGCTGGATTCCGAGGGTAAATCAATTGCGTCTTAGCAGCCGTAGCTTTTACGATTTGGTCAATGCCCGTTTCCGTAACCATTTACCCATGGTCAGCCCTGCTTTATTGGGGGAACCGGAATTTGAGCAACGGCCCCTAGCCCAGATATGGAATGCCATGGCCTTTGATAGCTTGGCTAGCCTAGAGGATGAAAGCCATTACCAAAGACTGAGTTTTGACGACGCCGATCAGCTCAACCTCAATGGCACCCTAGAGCCGGGAGAAGGCTACGCCTATGCCATTACCATTCCCCCCACGGAGGAATTTAGCCTACAATTAACCGCCCCTCCCACCGCTCGTATTTCCTTCTATCCCCCCACTGGGCCGGAAGTGATTTTGCAAAATTCCGCCATTCACCGCTGGTCTGGTCCCACAGATCAAACCGGTTATTACGAGTTGGTAATCACATCGACAGCAGAGGAGCCGATCGCCTTTGAACTGGAACTAAGCATCATTCCCGCCAGTGTTGACCCATTTTGA